One Lysobacter enzymogenes DNA segment encodes these proteins:
- a CDS encoding S8 family peptidase yields the protein MSYRFKGAPRQHALAAATLAALSCVAMSASAADRVNLAALANADAHDQFIVKYRDGSAARSNPANLSRSLDSAAAGFSGKGRALGLKHLRRIGTGADVVQAGRKLDRAEAQSLMQQIALDPNVEYVEENARMTAFFTPNDTRFGEQWGYGASGVNATQAWDVSTGTGVVVAVIDTGIASHSDLNGNILPGYDFISDSTAARDSNGRDSNPADQGDWFAAGECGVSYSSNSSWHGTHVAGTVAAVTNNAKGVAGTAYNAKVVPVRVLGKCGGTLADIADAITWASGGTVSGIPANANPAEVINMSLGGSGACGSTYQAAIDGAVSRGVTVVVAAGNNNGNASNARPANCNNVITVGAVDSAGKRSVWSSTQKSNYGTVVDVAAPGSNILSTLNSGTTTPGSESYASYGGTSMATPHVAGVVALLQAKSATPKTPAQIESILKTTARAFPTTPDQPIGVGIVDAKAALDSLGGGTPNPGTQTYSNAGDVSIPDNSSVGVTSSIVVSGRSGNATSSAQVAVNIVHTYQGDLVVDLIAPDGSVYNLHNRAGGGADNIVQTYTVNLSSEPLNGTWKLRVSDRASLDTGYINSWSLTF from the coding sequence ATGTCCTATCGCTTCAAGGGCGCTCCGCGCCAGCACGCGCTTGCCGCCGCCACCCTGGCCGCGCTGTCGTGCGTGGCGATGTCGGCGTCCGCCGCCGACCGCGTCAATCTGGCCGCGCTGGCGAATGCCGACGCGCACGACCAGTTCATCGTCAAGTACCGCGACGGCAGCGCCGCGCGCAGCAACCCCGCCAACCTGAGCCGCTCGCTCGACAGCGCCGCCGCCGGTTTCTCCGGCAAGGGCCGCGCGCTGGGCCTCAAGCACCTGCGCCGCATCGGCACCGGCGCCGACGTGGTCCAGGCCGGGCGCAAGCTCGACCGCGCCGAGGCGCAGTCGTTGATGCAGCAGATCGCGCTCGACCCGAACGTGGAATACGTGGAAGAGAACGCGCGCATGACTGCGTTCTTCACTCCCAACGACACCCGCTTCGGCGAGCAGTGGGGCTACGGCGCCTCGGGCGTCAACGCCACCCAGGCCTGGGACGTCAGCACCGGTACCGGCGTGGTCGTCGCGGTGATCGACACCGGCATCGCCAGCCACAGCGACCTCAACGGCAACATCCTGCCCGGCTACGACTTCATCAGCGATTCGACCGCCGCGCGCGACAGCAACGGCCGCGATTCCAACCCGGCCGATCAGGGCGACTGGTTCGCCGCCGGCGAATGCGGCGTGAGCTACAGCAGCAACTCCAGCTGGCACGGCACCCACGTCGCCGGCACGGTGGCGGCGGTGACCAACAACGCCAAGGGCGTGGCCGGCACCGCGTACAACGCCAAGGTCGTGCCGGTGCGCGTGCTCGGCAAGTGCGGCGGCACCCTGGCCGACATCGCCGACGCGATCACCTGGGCCTCGGGCGGCACCGTGTCGGGCATTCCGGCCAACGCCAACCCGGCCGAAGTGATCAACATGTCGCTCGGCGGCAGCGGCGCCTGCGGCTCGACCTACCAGGCGGCGATCGACGGCGCGGTCTCGCGCGGCGTGACCGTGGTGGTGGCGGCCGGCAACAACAACGGCAACGCCTCCAACGCGCGTCCGGCCAACTGCAACAACGTGATCACCGTCGGCGCGGTCGACAGCGCCGGCAAGCGTTCGGTGTGGAGCAGCACGCAGAAGTCGAACTACGGCACCGTGGTCGATGTGGCCGCGCCGGGTTCGAACATCCTGTCCACGCTCAACTCGGGCACCACCACGCCGGGTTCGGAGAGCTACGCGTCCTACGGCGGCACCTCGATGGCGACGCCGCACGTGGCCGGCGTGGTCGCGCTGCTGCAGGCCAAGTCGGCGACGCCGAAGACCCCGGCGCAGATCGAGAGCATCCTCAAGACCACCGCGCGCGCGTTCCCGACCACTCCGGACCAGCCGATCGGCGTGGGCATCGTCGACGCCAAGGCGGCGCTGGACTCGCTCGGCGGCGGCACCCCGAACCCGGGCACGCAGACCTACAGCAACGCCGGCGACGTCAGCATTCCGGACAACAGCTCGGTCGGCGTGACCAGCAGCATCGTGGTCTCCGGCCGTTCCGGCAACGCCACCAGCAGCGCCCAGGTCGCGGTCAACATCGTCCACACCTACCAGGGCGACCTCGTGGTCGATCTGATCGCGCCGGACGGTTCGGTCTACAACCTGCACAACCGCGCCGGCGGCGGTGCCGACAACATCGTCCAGACCTACACGGTGAACCTGTCGAGCGAACCGTTGAACGGCACCTGGAAGCTGCGCGTGTCCGATCGCGCCTCGCTCGATACCGGCTACATCAACAGCTGGAGCCTCACGTTCTGA
- a CDS encoding proprotein convertase P-domain-containing protein — protein MTVVDNAGASNSKTATVTVGSSGGVQTYTNGTDANIPDNNATGITSSISVTGRSGNAPSNAQVAVDIVHTYQGDLIVDLIAPDGSVYNLHNRTGSSTDNIKKTYTVNLSSEALNGSWKLRAADRAAVDTGYINSWSVTF, from the coding sequence CTGACGGTCGTCGACAACGCCGGCGCGAGCAACAGCAAGACCGCGACCGTCACCGTCGGCAGCAGCGGCGGCGTGCAGACCTACACCAACGGTACCGACGCCAACATCCCCGACAACAACGCCACCGGCATCACCAGCTCGATCAGCGTGACCGGCCGTAGCGGCAATGCTCCGAGCAACGCCCAGGTCGCGGTCGACATCGTCCACACCTACCAGGGCGACCTGATCGTCGATCTGATCGCGCCGGACGGCTCGGTCTACAACCTGCACAACCGCACCGGTTCGAGCACCGACAACATCAAGAAGACCTATACGGTGAACCTGTCGAGCGAGGCGCTCAACGGCAGCTGGAAGCTGCGTGCGGCCGATCGCGCGGCGGTAGACACCGGCTACATCAACAGCTGGAGCGTCACCTTCTGA
- a CDS encoding S8 family serine peptidase, translating into MPASSHRLNALAAATALALLGAAAPACAGQAHLAGLGDDGNRQYIVKFRGGSAPSREVAAMKAALDAAAARAGAPKLSALRAMALPGIRVVTTPAPLKRAQATALMRQLAADPNVEFVQVDGGVTVKMTPNDPQFSRQWHYADTAAGIRAPTAWNATAGAGVVVAVVDSGILSHTDLNANVLPGYDFVSAVNGRNAAECAIDGLSAGCGKSLDGDGRDANPHDAGNIPHGNHVAGTIAAVTNNGLGVAGIAHAAKIVPVRAAGSQGYNAHSDTIDAIVWASGGHVAGVPDNLNPAEVINVSLGSDIACTPAWQAGVDAAAANGALVVVAAGNGNNDVSGNVPAGCNNVVAVAATDKNGAKSSFSAWGAKIDLAAPGGDGLFNQVQSTVANNGYGAMSGTSMASPHVAGVAALVRSLAPGKTPAQVEALLKSTARPIPASKCSRGCGAGLVDAAAAVAAAQSSR; encoded by the coding sequence ATGCCCGCATCGTCCCATCGTCTGAACGCACTCGCCGCCGCCACCGCGCTCGCGCTGCTCGGCGCGGCCGCGCCCGCCTGCGCCGGCCAGGCCCACCTCGCCGGCCTCGGCGACGACGGCAACCGCCAGTACATCGTCAAGTTCCGCGGCGGCAGCGCGCCGTCGCGCGAGGTCGCGGCGATGAAGGCGGCGCTGGACGCCGCCGCCGCCCGCGCCGGCGCGCCGAAGCTCAGCGCGCTGCGCGCGATGGCGCTGCCGGGCATACGCGTGGTGACGACGCCGGCGCCGCTCAAGCGCGCTCAGGCGACGGCGCTGATGCGCCAGCTCGCCGCCGATCCGAACGTCGAATTCGTCCAGGTCGACGGCGGGGTGACGGTGAAGATGACCCCGAACGATCCGCAGTTCTCGCGCCAGTGGCATTACGCCGACACCGCCGCCGGCATCCGCGCGCCGACCGCCTGGAACGCCACCGCCGGCGCCGGCGTGGTGGTGGCGGTGGTCGACAGCGGCATCCTGTCGCACACCGACCTCAACGCCAACGTGCTGCCGGGCTACGACTTCGTCAGCGCGGTCAACGGCCGCAACGCCGCCGAATGCGCAATCGACGGCCTCTCCGCCGGCTGCGGCAAGTCGCTCGACGGCGACGGCCGCGACGCCAACCCGCACGACGCCGGCAACATCCCGCACGGCAACCACGTCGCCGGCACCATCGCCGCGGTGACCAACAACGGCCTGGGCGTGGCCGGCATCGCCCACGCCGCCAAGATCGTGCCGGTGCGCGCGGCCGGTTCGCAGGGCTACAACGCCCATTCCGACACCATCGACGCGATCGTCTGGGCCTCCGGCGGGCATGTCGCCGGCGTGCCGGACAATCTCAATCCGGCCGAAGTCATCAACGTCTCGCTCGGCAGCGACATCGCCTGCACGCCGGCGTGGCAGGCCGGCGTCGATGCGGCGGCGGCGAACGGCGCGCTGGTGGTGGTCGCCGCCGGCAACGGCAACAACGACGTGAGCGGCAACGTGCCGGCCGGCTGCAACAACGTCGTCGCGGTCGCCGCCACCGACAAGAACGGCGCGAAGTCCTCGTTCTCGGCCTGGGGCGCGAAGATCGACCTCGCCGCGCCGGGCGGCGACGGCTTGTTCAACCAGGTGCAGTCCACCGTCGCCAACAACGGCTACGGCGCGATGTCGGGCACCTCGATGGCCAGCCCGCACGTCGCCGGCGTCGCCGCGCTGGTGCGCTCGCTGGCGCCGGGCAAGACGCCGGCGCAGGTCGAGGCGCTGCTCAAGAGCACGGCGCGACCGATCCCGGCGAGCAAGTGCTCGCGCGGTTGCGGCGCCGGTCTGGTGGACGCGGCCGCGGCGGTCGCGGCCGCGCAGTCGTCTCGCTGA
- a CDS encoding S8 family serine peptidase has product MSLHSNRRHRVHVLAAATAFALGAIAAAPAFAGQAEVAGLKAGQSYGRLIVKFKDSAPATASVARSASALGAIDAVLDRAAARVVLPAASKGKKLGLQRLRRMTLGADVIVTDQGMNSEEARALIQQLASDSSVDWVQPDYIMQAWAVPNDTRFGEQWHYADSAAGIRAPTAWNTTTGTGVVVAVVDSGIVSHTDLNGNVLPGYDFVSSIAGGACSRGADCGASEDGNGRDGDPLDSSAATSSVHGTHVAGTVGAVTNNATGVAGVAYGARVVPIRALGKYGSGATSDIVDAIVWASGGSVPGAPANANPAEVINLSLGLDLPCSQMPAYQQAINTATANGAIVVAAAGNSNIDSAGATPVGCNNVIGVAASDQAGNRAFYSSYGGAIDITAPGGETCSPDTEFLPLGAAPSCTRSHPAQGILSTVNGNGYGFMQGTSMAAPHVAGVVALIQAASPTPKTFEQVRQLLASTARPIPAGQCPGGCGPGLVDAAAAVVAAAGSTGPGPGTGAQTYNSTGAVAIPDNNAAGATSSIVVSGRSGNAPSDSKVTLNIVHSYRGDLIVDLLAPDGSVYNLHNRSGAGADNVTGTFTVNLSSEALNGTWRLRAADRAAQDTGQIQSWSLSF; this is encoded by the coding sequence ATGTCGTTGCATTCCAACCGCCGCCACCGTGTGCATGTGCTCGCGGCCGCCACCGCGTTCGCTCTGGGCGCCATCGCCGCCGCGCCGGCCTTCGCCGGCCAAGCCGAGGTCGCCGGGCTCAAGGCCGGGCAGTCCTACGGTCGGCTGATAGTCAAGTTCAAGGATTCCGCGCCTGCGACGGCGTCCGTCGCACGCTCGGCTTCGGCGCTGGGCGCGATCGATGCGGTGCTGGATCGCGCCGCCGCGCGCGTTGTCCTGCCGGCCGCATCCAAGGGCAAGAAGCTGGGCTTGCAGCGTTTGCGCCGCATGACGCTGGGCGCCGATGTGATCGTCACCGACCAGGGCATGAACAGCGAGGAAGCGCGCGCGCTGATCCAGCAACTCGCCAGCGATTCGAGCGTGGACTGGGTGCAGCCGGACTACATCATGCAGGCCTGGGCGGTGCCCAACGACACCCGTTTCGGCGAGCAGTGGCATTATGCCGACAGCGCTGCCGGCATCCGCGCGCCCACGGCCTGGAACACCACGACCGGCACGGGCGTGGTGGTCGCGGTCGTCGACAGCGGCATCGTTTCCCACACCGATCTCAACGGCAACGTTTTGCCGGGCTACGACTTCGTCAGCTCGATCGCCGGCGGGGCCTGTTCCAGGGGAGCGGACTGCGGCGCCTCCGAGGACGGCAACGGCCGCGACGGCGATCCGCTCGATAGTTCGGCCGCGACCAGCAGCGTGCACGGCACCCACGTGGCCGGCACAGTCGGTGCCGTGACCAACAACGCCACCGGCGTCGCCGGCGTCGCCTATGGCGCGCGCGTGGTGCCGATTCGCGCCCTGGGCAAGTACGGTTCGGGTGCCACCTCGGATATCGTCGACGCCATCGTGTGGGCCTCCGGCGGCAGCGTGCCCGGTGCGCCGGCCAACGCCAATCCGGCCGAAGTGATCAATCTTTCGCTCGGTCTCGACCTGCCGTGTTCGCAGATGCCGGCGTACCAGCAGGCGATCAACACCGCGACCGCCAACGGCGCGATCGTGGTCGCCGCGGCCGGCAACAGCAACATCGACTCCGCCGGCGCCACTCCGGTCGGCTGCAACAACGTCATCGGCGTGGCGGCCAGCGACCAGGCCGGCAACCGCGCGTTCTATTCCAGCTACGGCGGCGCGATCGACATCACCGCGCCGGGCGGCGAGACCTGCTCGCCGGACACCGAGTTCCTGCCGTTGGGCGCCGCGCCGAGCTGCACGCGCAGCCATCCCGCCCAGGGCATCCTGTCGACGGTGAACGGCAACGGTTATGGCTTCATGCAGGGCACCTCGATGGCGGCCCCGCACGTCGCCGGCGTGGTGGCGCTGATCCAGGCCGCGTCGCCCACGCCCAAGACGTTCGAGCAGGTGCGCCAACTCCTCGCCAGCACCGCGCGTCCGATCCCGGCCGGCCAGTGCCCGGGCGGTTGCGGCCCCGGCCTGGTCGACGCAGCGGCCGCGGTCGTCGCGGCGGCCGGTTCCACCGGTCCCGGCCCGGGCACTGGCGCGCAGACCTACAACAGCACCGGGGCGGTCGCGATTCCGGACAACAATGCCGCTGGCGCCACCAGCAGCATCGTGGTCTCCGGCCGCAGCGGCAATGCGCCCAGCGATTCGAAGGTGACGTTGAACATCGTCCACAGCTATCGCGGCGACCTGATCGTCGATCTGCTCGCACCGGACGGTTCGGTCTACAACTTGCACAACCGCAGCGGCGCCGGTGCGGACAATGTG